In the genome of Haemophilus pittmaniae, one region contains:
- a CDS encoding phosphatidate cytidylyltransferase, translating into MLKERVLSAIVLIALVLCALFLFSPFYFALALGLVTTLGLWEWTQFARFKQPLARLIIAAFLGAFIFLWIYTEGNYLDAGRVFVDYLPLLLINSITWWVIALLLVCTYPSSARYWGKNPLLQLLFAFSTLIPFMAAVLRLRLDGYALDNYHGLFLLLYAFVLVWAADSGAYFAGRAFGKHKLAPKVSPGKTWEGVVGGLCTAAILAFVFMYFFEATLLGQRSVGGFVLLSVATVAISVLGDLTESMFKRESGIKDSSQLIPGHGGVLDRIDSLTAAVPFFAYFYFFVL; encoded by the coding sequence ATGCTTAAGGAACGTGTACTTTCGGCAATTGTGCTCATCGCATTGGTACTTTGCGCCCTATTTTTATTTAGCCCCTTCTATTTTGCTTTAGCATTAGGGTTAGTGACCACTCTCGGACTTTGGGAATGGACACAATTTGCCCGCTTTAAACAACCGTTGGCGCGCCTAATTATTGCAGCATTCCTCGGAGCCTTTATCTTTTTATGGATTTATACGGAAGGTAACTATTTAGATGCCGGCCGAGTATTTGTCGACTATTTACCGCTATTGTTAATTAATTCCATCACTTGGTGGGTAATTGCATTATTGTTGGTATGTACTTATCCAAGTAGTGCGCGCTACTGGGGCAAAAATCCATTATTACAATTGTTATTCGCCTTCTCCACCTTGATTCCATTTATGGCGGCTGTTTTACGTCTACGCTTGGACGGTTATGCGCTAGATAATTATCATGGCCTATTCCTTTTGCTGTATGCCTTTGTTTTGGTATGGGCAGCCGATTCCGGTGCTTATTTTGCCGGTCGTGCCTTTGGTAAACATAAATTAGCGCCAAAAGTTTCTCCAGGCAAAACTTGGGAAGGTGTTGTCGGCGGTTTATGCACTGCAGCGATATTGGCCTTCGTATTTATGTATTTCTTTGAAGCCACATTGCTAGGTCAACGTTCAGTTGGCGGGTTTGTGCTCTTATCCGTTGCAACCGTAGCCATTTCAGTGTTAGGTGATTTAACGGAAAGTATGTTTAAACGGGAATCTGGCATCAAAGACAGTAGCCAACTCATTCCTGGCCATGGCGGTGTGCTAGATCGTATCGATAGCCTAACTGCTGCAGTACCATTCTTTGCCTACTTCTATTTCTTTGTTTTATAG
- the uppS gene encoding polyprenyl diphosphate synthase: MKLLDPENIPQHVAIIMDGNGRWAKQQNKLRIFGHTNGVAAVRRAVSYARQVGVKVLTLYAFSSENWNRPAQEVSALMTLFMQALDREVKKLHKNDIRLKILGDISRFSPKLQEKIAKAEQLTADNQSLTLNIAANYGGCWDIVQATRHLAEKVQNGQLIPADINENLFQQHLVTQDQAPVDLLIRTSGEQRISNFLLWQIAYAELCFLDVLWPDFGEQDFNQAIACYQQRHRRFGGTE, translated from the coding sequence ATGAAACTATTAGATCCTGAAAATATTCCTCAACACGTTGCCATCATCATGGATGGCAATGGACGCTGGGCGAAACAACAAAATAAACTGCGTATCTTCGGCCACACCAATGGTGTCGCAGCCGTCCGCCGTGCTGTCAGTTACGCACGCCAAGTGGGAGTGAAAGTACTGACGTTATATGCTTTCAGTAGCGAAAACTGGAATCGGCCGGCACAGGAAGTCAGTGCATTGATGACTCTATTTATGCAAGCATTGGATCGGGAAGTCAAAAAACTGCACAAAAATGATATTCGGCTAAAAATTCTCGGTGATATCTCGCGTTTTAGTCCAAAATTACAGGAAAAAATCGCCAAAGCTGAACAACTGACAGCAGACAATCAATCCCTCACCCTTAACATCGCGGCTAATTATGGCGGCTGTTGGGATATTGTACAGGCGACTCGCCACTTAGCCGAAAAAGTCCAAAACGGACAATTGATACCTGCCGATATTAACGAAAACCTATTCCAACAACATTTGGTTACCCAAGATCAAGCACCGGTAGATTTATTAATTCGGACCAGTGGTGAACAACGCATTAGTAATTTTCTGCTATGGCAAATTGCCTATGCGGAACTTTGTTTTTTAGACGTGCTCTGGCCGGATTTCGGTGAGCAGGATTTCAATCAGGCAATCGCCTGTTATCAACAACGTCATCGCCGTTTTGGCGGGACCGAATAA
- the ispC gene encoding 1-deoxy-D-xylulose-5-phosphate reductoisomerase — MQKQNLVILGATGSIGNSTLSVIEHNPEQYQAFALVGGRNIDAMFNACVKFQPRFAALADATAAAILTEKLRAHHIATEVMAGETAICELAAHPEADQVMAAIVGAAGLLPTLAAVKAGKQVLLANKEALVTCGQLFIDAVRQYGARLLPVDSEHNAIFQSLPPAAQEKIGFCPLAELGVNKIVLTGSGGPFRTKPLSEFERITPAQAIAHPNWSMGKKISVDSATMMNKGLEYIEARWLFNASAEEMEVIIHPQSIIHSMVRYIDGSVIAQMGNPDMRTPIAETMAYPQRIVSGVEPLDFFKLKELTFIEPDFSRYPNLKLAMDAFAAGQYATTAMNAANEVAVQAFLDEHIKFTDIAQINRHIVEQMNATQISCIDDVLAIDQQARALANEALSRFN, encoded by the coding sequence ATGCAAAAACAAAATCTGGTGATCCTCGGTGCCACCGGCTCTATCGGTAATAGCACACTTTCCGTTATTGAACATAACCCCGAGCAATATCAAGCATTTGCCTTGGTAGGTGGAAGAAATATCGATGCCATGTTTAACGCCTGCGTAAAATTCCAACCACGTTTTGCTGCGCTAGCGGATGCTACAGCAGCAGCTATCTTGACTGAAAAGCTCCGCGCCCATCACATTGCCACAGAAGTGATGGCTGGTGAAACGGCAATTTGTGAATTAGCCGCCCATCCTGAAGCAGACCAAGTAATGGCGGCAATCGTTGGAGCAGCTGGATTACTACCAACGCTAGCCGCCGTGAAAGCCGGAAAACAAGTACTCTTGGCTAATAAAGAAGCACTCGTAACCTGTGGCCAACTTTTTATTGATGCCGTGCGACAATATGGAGCCCGTCTTTTACCGGTCGATAGTGAACATAATGCGATTTTTCAATCCTTACCGCCGGCTGCTCAGGAAAAAATTGGCTTCTGTCCATTGGCCGAACTCGGCGTCAATAAAATTGTTCTCACCGGTTCCGGTGGTCCATTTCGAACCAAACCATTAAGCGAATTTGAGCGAATCACACCGGCACAGGCGATTGCCCATCCAAACTGGTCAATGGGTAAAAAGATTTCCGTAGATTCCGCCACCATGATGAACAAAGGCCTTGAATACATTGAAGCACGCTGGCTATTTAACGCCTCCGCCGAGGAAATGGAAGTGATTATTCACCCTCAATCAATTATTCATTCGATGGTGCGCTACATTGACGGTTCGGTGATCGCACAAATGGGCAATCCCGATATGCGAACCCCAATAGCTGAAACCATGGCCTATCCACAACGTATCGTCAGCGGAGTGGAACCTTTGGATTTCTTTAAGCTCAAAGAGCTGACCTTTATCGAACCGGATTTTTCCCGCTACCCTAACTTAAAATTAGCAATGGATGCATTTGCTGCGGGCCAATATGCGACTACCGCAATGAATGCGGCAAATGAAGTAGCCGTACAGGCATTCTTAGACGAACACATAAAATTTACGGACATCGCCCAAATCAATCGACATATCGTGGAGCAAATGAATGCTACACAGATTAGCTGCATTGACGATGTCTTGGCCATCGATCAACAGGCTCGCGCCTTGGCTAACGAAGCTCTCAGTCGCTTCAATTAA
- the frr gene encoding ribosome recycling factor — MINQIRQDAEERMEKSLEALRGHISKIRTGRAQPSLLDAIQVDYYGAATPLRQLANVVAEDARTLAVTVFDRSLISAVEKAILTSDLGLNPSSAGTTIRVPLPPLTEERRRDLIKIVKAEGEQGKVAIRNVRRDANDKIKALLKDKEISENDQHKAEEVIQKLTDSFIKKVDEVLADKEKELMDF; from the coding sequence ATGATTAATCAAATTAGACAAGATGCCGAAGAACGTATGGAAAAAAGCCTTGAGGCATTACGCGGTCATATCTCTAAAATTCGTACCGGTCGCGCCCAACCAAGCTTATTGGATGCAATCCAAGTGGATTACTATGGTGCGGCAACTCCGTTACGCCAATTAGCTAACGTTGTCGCTGAAGATGCTAGAACCTTAGCTGTAACCGTGTTTGATCGTTCTTTAATCAGCGCTGTAGAAAAAGCCATTTTAACCTCTGATCTTGGTTTAAACCCGTCATCTGCAGGCACCACCATCCGTGTTCCTCTTCCACCATTAACGGAAGAGCGCCGTCGTGATTTGATCAAAATCGTAAAAGCGGAAGGCGAACAAGGCAAAGTAGCAATCCGTAATGTTCGTCGCGATGCTAATGACAAAATCAAAGCGCTATTAAAAGACAAAGAAATCAGCGAAAACGATCAACATAAAGCGGAAGAAGTGATCCAAAAACTCACCGACAGCTTTATTAAGAAAGTTGATGAAGTATTGGCGGACAAAGAAAAAGAATTAATGGATTTCTAA
- the galU gene encoding UTP--glucose-1-phosphate uridylyltransferase GalU: MKVIIPVAGLGTRMLPATKAIPKEMLTLVDKPLIQYVVNECVAAGIKEIVLVTHSSKNAIENHFDTSFELETMLEKRVKRQLLEEVRSICPKDVTIMHVRQGNAKGLGHAVLCGRPVVGNEPFAVVLPDVLLADFSANQKKENLSAMIKRFNETKASQIMVAPVPQENVSSYGIADCAGVELKGGESAKIHSIVEKPSIDQAPSNLAVVGRYVFSAEIWDLLERTPIGVGDEIQLTDAIDMLIEKETVEAFHMTGESFDCGDKIGYMEAFVEYGIRHEKLGKEFKAFIKNLAKNL; encoded by the coding sequence ATGAAAGTAATTATCCCTGTAGCCGGTTTAGGTACAAGAATGTTGCCGGCCACCAAAGCAATTCCAAAAGAAATGCTTACCCTGGTCGATAAACCACTCATTCAATATGTCGTAAATGAATGTGTGGCTGCTGGCATTAAAGAAATCGTATTGGTTACCCATTCATCTAAAAATGCTATCGAAAATCATTTTGATACCTCATTTGAATTGGAAACCATGTTGGAAAAACGGGTAAAACGTCAATTACTTGAAGAAGTTCGTTCTATTTGTCCAAAAGATGTCACCATCATGCATGTACGTCAAGGCAATGCCAAAGGTTTAGGACACGCGGTATTGTGCGGACGTCCGGTCGTTGGAAATGAACCGTTTGCGGTAGTATTGCCTGATGTGTTATTAGCTGATTTCAGCGCTAATCAAAAGAAAGAAAATCTTTCCGCTATGATTAAACGCTTCAACGAAACCAAAGCTAGCCAAATTATGGTTGCTCCAGTGCCTCAAGAAAACGTCAGCAGTTACGGTATTGCCGATTGTGCGGGCGTAGAGTTAAAAGGTGGCGAAAGTGCTAAAATTCATAGCATCGTAGAAAAACCGTCCATAGATCAAGCCCCATCCAACCTTGCGGTTGTCGGCCGTTATGTGTTCTCTGCTGAAATTTGGGATCTGTTAGAAAGAACCCCAATCGGCGTAGGTGATGAAATTCAATTAACTGATGCTATCGATATGCTTATCGAGAAAGAAACCGTTGAAGCCTTCCATATGACAGGTGAAAGCTTCGATTGCGGCGACAAAATTGGCTATATGGAAGCCTTCGTTGAATATGGTATTCGCCACGAAAAACTAGGTAAAGAGTTTAAGGCCTTCATCAAAAATCTGGCTAAAAACCTCTAA
- the csrA gene encoding carbon storage regulator CsrA yields the protein MLILTRKVGESVLIGDDISITVLSVRGNQVKLGVQAPKEVSVHREEIYQRIQQTKEELER from the coding sequence ATGTTAATCTTGACTCGTAAGGTTGGCGAGAGTGTACTTATTGGAGATGATATTTCTATCACGGTTTTGAGTGTACGTGGAAACCAAGTCAAACTCGGTGTTCAAGCACCTAAAGAAGTATCCGTTCACCGAGAGGAAATTTACCAACGAATTCAACAGACAAAAGAAGAACTTGAGCGATAA
- the alaS gene encoding alanine--tRNA ligase — translation MKTTAEIRQSFLDFFHSKGHQVVASSSLVPENDPTLLFTNAGMNQFKDVFLGMDKRPYSRATTAQRCVRAGGKHNDLENVGYTARHHTFFEMLGNFSFGDYFKHDAINFAWEYLTSPQWLALPKEKLWVTVYATDNEAYDIWNKEVGVPAERIIRIGDNKGAPYASDNFWAMGDTGPCGPCTEIFYDHGDHIWGGPPGSPEEDGDRYIEIWNVVFMQYNRLSDGTMEKLPRPSVDTGMGLERISAVLQHVNSNYEIDIFQKLITKTAEIVGTTDLGNKSLRVIADHIRSCAYLIADGVIPSNEGRGYVLRRIIRRAVRHGHLLGAKETFFYKLVPTLIEVMDSAGIDVKNKQATVEKLLKQEEEQFARTLERGLTLLDGALSEVKDGILSGEVAFKLYDTYGFPLDLTADVCRERNIQVDESGFEREMEAQRKRAQSASQFGMDYNTVIRIDGETEFEGYGKTENLAKITAIFTDGKSVDSISSGEQAVIVLENTPFYAESGGQVGDKGHLTAQGIKFNVLDTQKYGQVFGHIGTLEQGTLSVGQTINAVVDDARRQKISLNHSATHLLHAALRQVLGQHVVQKGSLVNDVALRFDFAHSEAISNEQLALIEDLVNSKIRANFEVDTELMDIDSAKSKGAMALFGEKYADTVRVLTMGDFSIELCGGIHAKRTGDIGFFKIISESAVAAGIRRIEAVTGENAMNWLHKQQAILSQSAELLKSDINSLVEKIQQLQDKAKKAEKELQSLKEKSAMQAGSDLVKNAKNIKGIPVIAQQLDNLDTKSLRIIVDDLKNQLGSGIILFASTQDEKVNLVVGVTNDLTTKVKAGELVNLMATQVGGKGGGRPDMAMAGGSQPENVGSALEAAEHWLNNNL, via the coding sequence ATGAAAACAACAGCAGAAATTAGACAATCATTCCTTGATTTTTTCCACAGCAAGGGACATCAGGTTGTTGCGAGCAGTTCGCTTGTACCTGAGAATGACCCAACATTGCTTTTCACTAATGCCGGTATGAACCAGTTTAAGGATGTCTTCCTTGGCATGGATAAACGCCCTTACTCCCGTGCCACAACGGCGCAACGTTGCGTACGTGCAGGCGGTAAACATAATGATTTAGAAAATGTAGGCTATACTGCCCGTCACCATACGTTCTTTGAAATGTTGGGAAATTTTAGCTTTGGCGATTATTTCAAGCATGATGCCATTAATTTTGCGTGGGAGTATCTTACTTCACCTCAATGGTTGGCTCTACCAAAAGAAAAATTATGGGTAACAGTCTATGCAACAGACAACGAAGCCTATGATATTTGGAATAAAGAGGTTGGCGTTCCTGCTGAGCGTATTATTCGTATTGGAGATAATAAAGGCGCACCTTATGCTTCAGATAACTTCTGGGCAATGGGAGATACCGGACCTTGTGGGCCTTGCACCGAAATTTTCTACGATCACGGTGATCACATTTGGGGTGGTCCTCCAGGATCTCCTGAAGAGGATGGCGACCGTTATATCGAAATTTGGAACGTTGTATTTATGCAATACAACCGTCTGAGTGATGGCACAATGGAGAAACTCCCTCGTCCATCAGTTGACACCGGTATGGGATTAGAGCGTATTTCAGCAGTATTGCAGCATGTAAATTCAAACTATGAAATTGATATTTTCCAAAAATTAATTACAAAAACCGCAGAAATTGTAGGAACAACCGATTTAGGTAATAAATCGTTACGTGTGATAGCTGACCATATCCGTTCCTGTGCTTACTTAATTGCTGATGGGGTTATTCCTTCAAATGAAGGACGCGGCTATGTGCTACGTCGAATTATTCGTCGAGCGGTACGCCATGGCCATTTACTTGGTGCAAAAGAAACCTTCTTCTATAAATTAGTACCAACTCTCATTGAGGTTATGGATTCTGCCGGGATTGATGTTAAGAATAAACAAGCAACCGTTGAAAAGCTTCTCAAACAGGAAGAGGAACAATTTGCCCGCACTTTAGAGCGCGGTTTGACGTTACTTGATGGCGCATTATCTGAAGTTAAAGATGGTATTCTATCTGGAGAAGTTGCATTTAAGTTATATGATACTTATGGCTTCCCATTGGACCTCACAGCCGACGTTTGTCGTGAACGCAATATTCAGGTGGATGAATCTGGCTTCGAGCGAGAAATGGAAGCTCAACGGAAACGTGCTCAATCTGCAAGTCAATTTGGCATGGACTATAACACCGTTATCCGTATCGATGGTGAAACTGAATTTGAAGGCTATGGAAAAACTGAAAACCTAGCTAAAATCACTGCAATTTTTACCGATGGTAAATCCGTTGATAGTATTTCGTCCGGTGAACAAGCGGTAATCGTTTTAGAAAATACACCATTTTACGCTGAATCAGGCGGACAAGTCGGTGATAAAGGTCACTTGACTGCTCAAGGTATTAAATTTAATGTTCTTGATACTCAAAAATATGGTCAGGTATTTGGTCATATCGGTACCTTAGAACAAGGCACTCTCAGCGTTGGACAAACAATTAATGCCGTTGTCGATGATGCGCGACGTCAAAAAATTTCATTAAATCACTCAGCTACACACTTATTGCACGCAGCATTACGCCAAGTATTGGGTCAACATGTAGTACAAAAGGGCTCTTTAGTGAATGATGTCGCGTTGCGTTTTGACTTTGCTCACTCTGAAGCAATTAGCAATGAACAACTGGCGCTTATCGAAGATTTAGTGAATAGCAAAATTCGTGCTAACTTTGAAGTTGATACTGAGTTAATGGATATTGATTCTGCAAAATCCAAAGGTGCAATGGCTCTATTTGGCGAGAAATATGCAGATACCGTGCGAGTATTAACGATGGGCGATTTTTCCATTGAGCTCTGCGGCGGTATTCATGCCAAACGGACAGGTGATATCGGTTTCTTTAAAATTATCTCAGAAAGCGCTGTTGCTGCAGGAATTCGTCGTATTGAAGCCGTTACTGGCGAAAATGCGATGAATTGGTTGCATAAACAACAAGCCATTCTGTCGCAAAGTGCGGAATTATTAAAATCGGATATCAACTCTTTAGTTGAAAAAATCCAACAGTTACAAGACAAAGCCAAAAAAGCAGAAAAAGAACTACAAAGTCTAAAAGAAAAATCTGCTATGCAAGCAGGTTCTGATCTTGTAAAAAATGCAAAAAATATCAAAGGTATTCCAGTGATTGCTCAACAACTGGATAACCTGGATACCAAATCATTACGTATTATCGTAGATGATTTAAAAAACCAATTGGGCTCAGGCATTATCCTATTTGCCTCAACTCAAGATGAAAAAGTTAACCTGGTAGTTGGCGTAACAAACGATCTCACCACTAAGGTTAAAGCCGGTGAACTTGTCAATTTAATGGCAACGCAAGTCGGAGGAAAAGGTGGTGGTCGTCCGGATATGGCAATGGCAGGAGGCTCCCAACCAGAAAATGTAGGTTCAGCATTGGAAGCTGCAGAACACTGGTTAAACAATAATCTGTAG
- the uspA gene encoding universal stress protein UspA — MYKHILLAVDLSDESEVLLKKAVGVARRNEAELSIIHVDVNFSDLYTGLIDVNMSSMQDRISSETQKALLDLAEHAGYPIKEKLSGSGDLGQVLTDAIDKYDVDLLVTGHHQDFWSKLMSSTRQVMNTIKIDMLVVPLRDE; from the coding sequence ATGTATAAACACATTTTACTTGCGGTGGATCTTTCGGATGAGAGCGAAGTCCTACTGAAGAAGGCTGTAGGTGTAGCAAGACGCAATGAAGCCGAACTGTCTATCATACACGTCGATGTGAACTTTTCGGATCTTTATACCGGATTGATTGATGTGAATATGTCCTCTATGCAGGATCGAATTTCAAGTGAAACACAAAAAGCCTTATTGGATCTGGCAGAGCATGCCGGCTATCCAATTAAAGAAAAATTGAGCGGTAGCGGTGATTTAGGTCAGGTGTTGACTGATGCCATTGATAAATATGATGTAGATTTACTGGTTACCGGACACCATCAGGATTTTTGGAGTAAATTGATGTCTTCAACACGTCAAGTGATGAATACGATTAAAATTGATATGCTAGTTGTGCCACTTCGAGACGAGTAA
- the pepP gene encoding Xaa-Pro aminopeptidase, with product MDLAYMAALPPMEFVERRQRLLAFMPDNSALLLFSAEEKIRNRDCEYPFRQDSYFWYLTGFNEPNAALLLVKQAGEGHTSLFLRPRDPEQETWTGKRLGVAAAPKRLFLDNAFKINDLDAVLGKTLENLGAFFYCPQHQIWGNALLSEQINIELAQDWQPWLDEMRLIKSNNEIRLMQQAAQISAFGHIRAMQQTYPNRMEYEIEAELLHEFARFGARFAAYNSIVASGENACILHYTENDQVLRDGDLLLIDAGCEFAMYAGDITRTFPINGCFSAPQREIYELVLQAQKQAIALLTVGTTLGEVEQEVIRIITAGLLTLGILQGELNQLIEQKAYRAFYMHGLGHWLGLDVHDVGNYGENKNRPLQEGMVLTVEPGIYISPEAAVPVQYKGIGVRIEDNILITEYGNKILTAAAPKEIIEIENLMNSHKRS from the coding sequence ATGGATTTGGCTTATATGGCGGCACTTCCGCCAATGGAATTTGTCGAACGTCGCCAACGTTTATTAGCCTTTATGCCGGATAATTCGGCATTATTGTTATTTTCAGCAGAAGAAAAAATCCGTAACCGTGATTGCGAATATCCGTTTCGTCAAGATAGCTATTTTTGGTATTTAACCGGTTTTAATGAACCTAATGCGGCATTATTACTAGTTAAACAAGCGGGAGAAGGACACACTTCATTATTTCTCCGCCCACGCGATCCCGAGCAAGAAACCTGGACCGGGAAACGATTAGGCGTTGCTGCGGCCCCCAAACGACTTTTTTTAGACAATGCCTTTAAAATCAATGACTTAGATGCAGTTTTAGGCAAAACTCTAGAAAACCTAGGAGCGTTTTTTTATTGTCCACAGCATCAAATCTGGGGCAATGCGCTATTGTCAGAACAAATTAACATCGAGCTGGCGCAAGATTGGCAGCCTTGGCTAGACGAGATGCGCTTAATTAAATCAAACAACGAAATTCGTCTCATGCAACAAGCTGCGCAAATCAGCGCCTTTGGGCATATCCGAGCGATGCAGCAAACCTATCCAAACCGTATGGAATATGAAATTGAGGCAGAATTATTGCATGAGTTCGCCCGTTTTGGCGCTCGTTTTGCCGCCTACAATTCTATTGTTGCCAGTGGTGAAAATGCCTGTATTCTGCACTATACGGAAAACGATCAAGTGCTCCGCGATGGCGATTTGTTGCTGATTGATGCCGGCTGCGAGTTTGCCATGTATGCCGGGGATATTACCCGAACCTTTCCGATCAACGGTTGTTTCAGCGCCCCTCAACGGGAAATTTATGAGCTAGTGTTGCAGGCACAAAAGCAGGCTATCGCCCTCTTAACTGTAGGCACAACGCTTGGTGAAGTCGAGCAGGAAGTGATTCGAATCATTACTGCCGGATTACTGACACTAGGCATTTTACAGGGGGAATTAAATCAACTTATCGAACAAAAAGCCTATCGAGCATTCTATATGCATGGTCTTGGTCACTGGTTGGGCCTCGATGTACACGATGTCGGTAACTATGGCGAAAATAAAAATCGCCCCCTACAGGAAGGTATGGTGCTAACCGTCGAACCGGGTATTTATATCTCTCCGGAAGCCGCTGTACCAGTGCAATATAAAGGCATTGGCGTGCGTATCGAAGATAATATTTTAATCACTGAATATGGTAATAAAATCCTTACTGCTGCGGCGCCAAAAGAAATTATCGAGATTGAAAATTTAATGAATTCTCATAAAAGATCTTAA
- a CDS encoding YecA/YgfB family protein, whose translation MTIAYSQLNQQLKSAGIGINATELHGFLSGLLCGGLRDQSWLPLLYQFSNDNHAYPMALTAAVSEFYQQIADELADVDGFEFTPQLVGEEAGGFARADSLSEWANHFFLGLGLARSDLAQETGEIGEAIDDLQDICQLGYDADDNEDEIEEALEEIIEYLRTIAMLFYNHFNPPKTAEKPLLH comes from the coding sequence ATGACTATCGCTTATTCCCAACTTAACCAACAGCTAAAAAGCGCCGGCATCGGTATCAATGCTACTGAGCTTCATGGCTTTTTAAGTGGTTTATTGTGTGGTGGCCTACGCGACCAAAGCTGGCTGCCATTGCTTTATCAATTTAGCAACGATAATCACGCCTATCCGATGGCATTAACCGCCGCGGTAAGCGAATTTTATCAACAGATTGCCGATGAATTGGCTGATGTGGATGGTTTTGAATTTACTCCGCAATTGGTGGGAGAAGAAGCTGGGGGCTTTGCCCGCGCGGACAGTTTATCCGAATGGGCCAATCATTTTTTCCTAGGGCTTGGTTTGGCACGTTCAGATTTAGCGCAAGAAACCGGTGAAATTGGTGAGGCCATCGATGATTTACAAGATATTTGCCAGCTAGGCTATGACGCCGATGATAACGAAGATGAAATTGAAGAGGCACTAGAAGAAATTATCGAATATCTACGTACTATCGCAATGCTCTTCTACAACCACTTCAATCCGCCGAAAACAGCTGAAAAACCGTTACTTCATTAA
- the mreD gene encoding rod shape-determining protein MreD gives MQPRFIFQWATILFFCIAALVLELAPWPAGFQAFKPSWLVLVLLYWVLAIPNRVSIGWAFLLGLVWDLVLGSILGLHALVLSVAFYFIAKNYLVLRNLSLWFQSLLVVVFVFAIRLLIFLAELSLHSANFNWAEIFGALASGILWPWVFLLMRKTRRRVGLR, from the coding sequence ATGCAACCGCGTTTTATTTTTCAATGGGCAACCATTCTATTTTTCTGTATTGCCGCGCTAGTGCTGGAACTAGCCCCTTGGCCGGCCGGTTTCCAAGCCTTTAAACCCTCCTGGTTGGTATTGGTACTGCTTTACTGGGTGTTGGCAATTCCTAATCGGGTCAGTATTGGCTGGGCATTTCTATTGGGCTTGGTGTGGGATTTGGTACTTGGCTCCATACTCGGTCTGCATGCGCTGGTTTTGTCGGTTGCCTTTTATTTTATTGCGAAAAATTATTTGGTGTTACGCAACCTTTCACTTTGGTTCCAAAGCCTGTTGGTCGTGGTGTTTGTATTCGCCATTCGACTACTCATTTTTCTCGCGGAGCTCTCATTACACAGCGCCAATTTCAATTGGGCGGAAATTTTCGGTGCCTTAGCATCGGGCATTCTCTGGCCTTGGGTCTTTTTATTAATGCGCAAAACCCGTCGTCGGGTCGGCCTGCGTTAA